The Hymenobacter sp. GOD-10R genome includes a window with the following:
- a CDS encoding cob(I)yrinic acid a,c-diamide adenosyltransferase: MKIYTKKGDNGTTGLFGGQRVSKDDVRVECFGTLDEANSTLGLLRVKLGADHAWQPNLHRIQKDLMDMMSHLARPSTAKKINPNPMPEDGAQFCEEWIDALEGQMTSPSDYFLLPGGNEISALCHVVRTQMRRGERRLVTLMAEDEVHPAIPAYINRLSDLFFTLSRAEMDKAGVAEEKWQLFLYKRFKKAEEPAAPDTATPTPADEPAA, encoded by the coding sequence ATGAAGATATACACCAAGAAAGGCGACAACGGTACCACCGGCCTGTTCGGCGGTCAGCGCGTATCCAAGGATGATGTGCGGGTGGAATGCTTCGGCACCCTCGACGAGGCCAACTCGACCCTAGGTTTGCTGCGCGTGAAGCTAGGTGCCGACCACGCCTGGCAGCCCAACCTCCACCGAATTCAAAAAGATTTGATGGATATGATGTCGCACTTGGCGCGGCCTTCCACGGCCAAGAAAATCAACCCGAACCCGATGCCGGAAGACGGCGCGCAGTTTTGCGAGGAGTGGATTGATGCGCTGGAAGGCCAGATGACTTCGCCCTCCGACTACTTTCTGCTGCCTGGTGGCAACGAAATATCGGCCCTCTGCCACGTGGTGCGCACCCAGATGCGCCGGGGCGAGCGGCGCCTCGTGACCCTGATGGCTGAGGACGAGGTGCATCCGGCTATTCCGGCCTACATCAACCGTCTCTCGGACCTGTTCTTCACGTTGTCGCGCGCCGAAATGGACAAGGCTGGTGTGGCCGAGGAAAAGTGGCAACTGTTTCTTTATAAACGCTTTAAAAAAGCCGAAGAGCCTGCTGCTCCTGACACGGCTACTCCCACACCTGCCGACGAACCTGCCGCGTGA
- the cobT gene encoding nicotinate-nucleotide--dimethylbenzimidazole phosphoribosyltransferase has translation MNTWNITAPDLGLAAAIAQKIDTKTKPLGALGQLETLAYQIALVQQTLTPELRRPHVAVFAADHGVAQSGVSQYPPEVTHQMVRNFAQGGAAINVFCRQNGLGLTIVDAGVRGSFADLASVRNEKMAEGTQNFAHMPAMTAAQCADALQRGARLADELHARGCNVLGVGEMGIGNTSSAAVLMHLLTCQPLAACVGRGTGLDEAGVARKLSILTNAVAAYPTVGSDPLTALATFGGFEIAQMCGALLRAAEHQMLLLIDGFIATSALLVAARLAPNILAYCVFCHESGEQGHRLLLEELGGEPLLRLGLRLGEGTGCALAYSLVQAAVSFLNEMASFASAGVSDDSAT, from the coding sequence GTGAACACTTGGAATATCACTGCGCCTGACCTAGGTTTGGCCGCGGCCATTGCGCAGAAGATTGACACCAAAACCAAACCGCTCGGCGCGCTCGGGCAACTGGAAACCCTCGCTTATCAAATTGCGCTGGTGCAGCAAACGCTGACTCCGGAGCTGCGCCGCCCGCACGTGGCGGTGTTTGCCGCCGACCACGGCGTTGCGCAATCCGGCGTGAGCCAGTACCCACCCGAGGTGACGCACCAAATGGTGCGCAACTTCGCGCAGGGTGGCGCGGCCATCAACGTATTTTGCCGCCAGAATGGGCTTGGCCTGACCATCGTGGATGCCGGCGTGCGGGGCAGCTTTGCCGACCTAGCCTCAGTGCGCAACGAAAAGATGGCGGAGGGCACCCAGAACTTCGCGCACATGCCTGCCATGACGGCCGCGCAGTGTGCTGATGCCCTTCAGCGCGGTGCCCGCCTCGCCGATGAGCTACACGCCAGGGGCTGCAATGTGCTGGGTGTGGGCGAGATGGGTATTGGGAATACGTCGTCGGCCGCCGTGCTGATGCACCTGCTCACGTGCCAGCCGCTGGCTGCGTGCGTGGGACGCGGCACCGGACTTGACGAAGCCGGCGTAGCTCGCAAGCTCTCCATCCTGACCAACGCCGTAGCCGCCTATCCAACGGTCGGCTCCGATCCGTTGACCGCGCTGGCGACCTTCGGTGGCTTTGAAATCGCGCAGATGTGTGGGGCGTTGTTGCGGGCCGCTGAGCATCAGATGCTGCTACTTATTGATGGCTTTATTGCCACCTCGGCGCTGCTGGTGGCTGCTCGACTAGCTCCTAATATTCTAGCTTACTGCGTGTTCTGCCACGAGTCGGGCGAGCAGGGGCACCGGCTGCTGCTAGAGGAGCTAGGTGGTGAGCCGTTGTTGCGCCTTGGGCTGCGGTTGGGCGAAGGCACGGGTTGTGCGCTGGCCTATTCGCTGGTGCAGGCGGCCGTGAGTTTCCTCAACGAAATGGCGTCGTTTGCT
- a CDS encoding bifunctional adenosylcobinamide kinase/adenosylcobinamide-phosphate guanylyltransferase has translation MLYYISGGQRSGKSRYAQDLALQLSPSPVYLATSRAWDDDHRQRIARHVADRDERWTTLEEEKYLSRLNLIGRTVVLDCVTLWLTNFFTDTNYDVAESLRQATAEFDELVKQDCTLLVISNEIGMGLHASNEAGRKFTDLQGWLNQHIAQRADHAIFMVSGLPLTIK, from the coding sequence ATGCTCTACTACATCTCCGGCGGACAGCGCTCGGGTAAAAGCCGTTACGCGCAGGACTTAGCCTTGCAGCTCAGCCCTAGCCCGGTGTACCTAGCTACGTCGCGGGCTTGGGACGACGACCACCGCCAGCGCATCGCCCGGCACGTGGCCGACCGTGATGAGCGCTGGACGACCCTAGAGGAAGAAAAGTACCTAAGCCGCCTCAACCTGATTGGCCGTACCGTCGTGCTCGATTGCGTGACGCTCTGGCTCACCAACTTCTTCACCGATACCAACTACGACGTCGCCGAATCCCTACGCCAAGCAACAGCTGAATTTGATGAGCTGGTAAAGCAAGATTGCACGTTGCTGGTTATCTCCAATGAAATCGGGATGGGCTTGCACGCATCAAACGAAGCAGGTCGTAAGTTCACGGACCTCCAAGGCTGGCTGAACCAGCACATTGCCCAGCGCGCCGACCACGCCATCTTTATGGTGTCGGGGTTGCCGCTAACAATAAAGTAA